A single genomic interval of Dromiciops gliroides isolate mDroGli1 chromosome 1, mDroGli1.pri, whole genome shotgun sequence harbors:
- the GRIN3B gene encoding glutamate receptor ionotropic, NMDA 3B, translating to MEFVAALRLCLWLGLGLGLGPGPGPGPGLSHPQPCPRGAQLGGPLRLGALLPRAAALQRRLRRALARAISEGAWGPEPGLELGLELELGLGLGPEPELELEAPAPPSRDPASLAAWLCRLLARPGLAALLAFPESRPELLQLHFLAASLETPVLSLLQLDARLPPATPNPFHLQLDWASPMETLVDVLLSVLRAHAWKDIALVLCRIRDPGSFLDFWTQRTGLAPQMTLELSRLPGALARLEALAGEPPPVTAAILFGCDANRALQVLAAAPPGPRWLLGTPLEATELPTQGLPPGLVAFGGESQPLLEDLTQDAAGLMVQALGRAAHAHPDQALSPSAISCNSPRLARPESWGQRLAGFLANASFHGRTGHMWVTGTSQVHIQRHFHVWSLLRDPRGAPAWVTVGHWQDGRLEPAAGGGVWPGAGGLGGRMPLRAPLRDDEIGPQKLRVVTLVEHPFVFTREVDEDGLCPAGQLCLDPGTNDSAVLGELFAALAEPGNGSVPRELRRCCYGYCIDLLERLAEDVPFAFELYIVGDGKYGAWRDGRWTGLVGDLLAGTAHMAVTSFSINSARSQVIDFTSPFFSTSLGILVRTRDTASPIGAFMWPLHWTMWVGVFVALHVTALFLTLYEWRSPYGMTPHGRNRLKVFSYSSALNLCYAILFGRTVSSKTPKCPTGRFLMNLWAIFGLLVLSSYTANLAAVMVGEKTFEELSGIHDPKLHHPSQGFRFGTVWESSAEAYIKKSFPEMAEYMRRHNVPTTPDGVTMLTTDPPKLNAFIMDKSLLDYEVSIDADCKLLTVGKPFAIEGYGIGLPRNSPLTSNLSEFISRYKSSGFIDLLHDKWYKMVPCGKRVIAVTETLQMGIYHFSGLFVLLCLGLGCALLTSLGEHIFYRLVLPWIRKQNKLQYWLHTSQRIHRALNTGLDHQKNQRLKPKPKPEPEPEPESEPEPKPSCDPQREQSSRNSVRPTVKAERRVRFQEPEVKGPDLQLTNGRLPQQQLAVQPEVLPQPSPLEAADAATATTTTTQSELKALEQRIEDMRDQLRSALLRKSELVLLLGRDLPPRSRLLLTPQEISEDR from the exons ATGGAGTTTGTGGCCGCGCTGCGCCTCTGCctgtggctggggctggggctggggctggggccggGACCGGGGCCGGGGCCTGGGCTGAGCCACCCGCAGCCCTGTCCCCGGGGCGCGCAGCTTGGGGGCCCGCTGCGCCTGGGCGCCCTCCTGCCCCGGGCAGCGGCCCTGCAGCGCCGCTTGCGGCGCGCCCTAGCCCGGGCCATCTCAGAGGGCGCATGGGGGCCCGAGCCGGGGCTGGAGCTAGGGCTGGAgctggagctggggctggggctggggccggAGCCAGAGCTGGAGCTGGAGGCCCCCGCGCCCCCCTCCAGGGACCCCGCCTCGCTGGCCGCCTGGCTGTGCCGTCTGCTGGCCCGGCCCGGGCTGGCTGCGCTGCTGGCCTTCCCCGAGTCCCGGCCCGAGCTGCTGCAGCTTCACTTCCTGGCCGCCAGTCTGGAGACCCCCGTGCTCAGTCTGCTGCAGCTGGACGCGCGCCTGCCGCCCGCCACGCCG AATCCCTTCCACCTGCAGTTGGACTGGGCCAGCCCCATGGAGACGTTGGTGGACGTGCTCTTATCTGTGCTCCGGGCCCACGCCTGGAAGGACATTGCCCTGGTACTGTGCCGCATCCGTGATCCAGGCAGCTTCTTGGACTTTTGGACCCAGCGCACTGGGCTGGCCCCACAGATGACCTTGGAGCTGAGCCGGCTACCTGGAGCCCTGGCACGCCTTGAGGCACTGGCTGGGGAGCCTCCTCCGGTCACAGCTGCCATCCTGTTTGGTTGCGATGCCAACCGTGCCCTCCAAGTGCTGGCTGCTGCTCCCCCTGGGCCCCGATGGCTCCTGGGCACCCCACTAGAGGCCACAGAACTGCCCACCCAGGGCCTGCCCCCAGGATTGGTGGCCTTTGGTGGGGAGAGTCAGCCCCTTCTGGAGGATCTCACCCAGGATGCCGCAGGACTGATGGTGCAGGCTCTGGGCAGGGCTGCCCATGCCCACCCTGACCAGGCCCTCTCACCCTCAGCCATCAGCTGTAACAGCCCCCGCCTGGCAAGGCCTGAGTCCTGGGGCCAGCGCCTGGCTGG GTTTCTGGCCAACGCTTCCTTCCACGGTCGGACGGGTCACATGTGGGTGACGGGCACCTCCCAGGTCCACATCCAGCGCCACTTCCACGTGTGGAGCCTCCTGCGGGACCCTCGAGGTGCCCCGGCCTGGGTGACGGTGGGCCACTGGCAGGATGGGCGGCTGGAGCCGGCGGCGGGTGGGGGGGTGTGGCCAGGGGCTGGGGGCCTCGGAGGGCGGATGCCACTCCGGGCCCCTCTGAGGGACGATGAAATCGGGCCACAGAAGCTGCGGGTGGTCACCCTGGTGGAGCACCCCTTCGTATTCACCCGGGAGGTGGACGAAGATGGGCTCTGCCCCGCTGGCCAGCTGTGCCTGGATCCGGGCACCAACGACTCTGCCGTCCTGGGCGAGCTCTTCGCTGCCCTGGCCGAGCCGGGCAACGGCTCGGTGCCCCGGGAGCTGCGCAGATGCTGCTACGGCTACTGCATCGACCTGCTGGAGCGGCTGGCGGAGGACGTGCCCTTCGCCTTCGAGCTATACATCGTGGGGGACGGCAAGTACGGCGCCTGGCGCGACGGCCGCTGGACCGGCCTGGTGGGGGACCTCCTGGCGGGCACCGCGCACATGGCCGTGACCAGCTTCAGCATCAACTCGGCGCGCAGCCAGGTCATCGACTTCACCAGCCCCTTCTTCTCCACCAGCCTGGGCATCCTGGTGCGCACCCGGGACACGGCGTCCCCCATCGGGGCCTTCATGTGGCCCCTGCACTGGACCATGTGGGTGGGGGTCTTTGTGGCCCTGCACGTCACCGCCCTCTTCCTCACCCTGTACGAGTGGCGCAGCCCCTACGGCATGACCCCGCACGGGCGGAACCGCCTCAAGGTCTTCTCCTACTCCTCCGCCCTCAACCTCTGCTACGCCATTCTCTTCGGTCGCACCGTCTCCAGCAAGACGCCCAAGTGCCCCACGGGCCGCTTCCTCATGAACCTCTGGGCCATTTTCGGCCTCCTGGTCCTGTCGAGCTACACGGCCAACCTGGCGGCGGTCATGGTCGGCGAGAAGACCTTTGAGGAGCTCTCGGGGATCCATGACCCCAAG CTCCACCACCCATCCCAAGGCTTTCGCTTTGGCACCGTGTGGGAGAGCAGTGCAGAGGCCTACATTAAGAAAAGCTTCCCGGAGATGGCCGAGTACATGCGGAGGCATAACGTGCCCACCACGCCTGACGGAGTCACCATGCTCAC GACAGACCCTCCAAAGCTCAATGCCTTCATCATGGATAAGTCTCTGCTGGACTACGAGGTCTCTATCGATGCTGACTGCAAACTGCTCACGGTGGGGAAGCCATTTGCCATCGAAG GCTACGGGATCGGGCTGCCTCGGAACTCACCTCTCACTTCCAACCTGTCCGAGTTCATCAGCCGCTACAAGTCGTCAGGGTTCATCGATCTGCTACATGACAAGTGGTACAAGATGGTGCCCTGTGGCAAGAGGGTCATTGCTGTCACTGAG ACTCTGCAGATGGGCATCTACCACTTCTCGGGACTCTTTGTACTACTCTGCCTGGGCCTTGGATGCGCCCTCCTCACCTCTCTGGGAGAGCACATCTTCTACCGCCTGGTCCTTCCTTGGATCCGAAAGCAAAACAAGCTGCAGTACTGGCTGCACACAAGCCAG AGAATCCATCGGGCTCTAAACACTGGCTTAGATCATCAGAAGAACCAGAGATTAAAACCGAAGCCgaagccggagccggagccggaacCAGAGTCAGAGCCAGAGCCAAAGCCAAG CTGTGATCCTCAGCGTGAGCAGAGCAGTAGGAACAGCGTTAGGCCAACTGTGAAGGCAGAGCGGAGGGTCCGATTTCAGGAGCCAGAAGTCAAGGGGCCTGATCTGCAGCTCACCAACGGGCGGCTGCCTCAGCAACAACTGGCAGTGCAGCCAGAAGTGCTTCCACAGCCCTCTCCTCTGGAAGCAGCTGATGCTGCCAccgccaccactaccaccacccagAGTGAGCTGAAAGCCCTGGAGCAGAGAATTGAGGACATGCGGGATCAGCTACGGTCCGCCCTGCTCAGGAAGAGTGAGCTGGTGCTCCTCCTGGGAAGGGACCTGCCCCCCCGCAGCCGGCTCCTGCTGACTCCGCAGGAGATCAGTGAGGACAGGTAA